Within the Fischerella sp. PCC 9605 genome, the region AGGACTTGCCGCTATTAATCGGCTATTCCCTGACAGAACAAAGCAATTATTAAGTAGGCGCTCTGAGTATTAGTCTCTCACTACTGAGCGCTTTTTATTACCTGGGGTAAAACTAGATGCCTTCAGCTATGATTGGCGCTGCGTAATCTGCTAACTCACCGATATAATCACTCCCACACTTTCATTGGCCAACCTACCTACTGCACATACGGCATAGGTTCCCGGTTCAACGGTGGCAAAGGTGGTGTTAGCAGGCAAAACTCGCTGGAGTGTCCAAGTATCGCCACTTTGCCTATAAAGTGTCCAAGAACGAATTTGGCTGTTATCGCCCGGTTTCCAAGTCAGTTTGCGGCTGTTAACTTGCAGGGCAGTGGGAGGTGCTGGTGGTGCTACATTCTGCCAAGACAAAGTGGGAACTAACGCTGGTCTGTTATAAAGTAATGATTGGAACTTATCAGTGATGCCCTGACGATTTTCCATCAGCACGCTCAGATTAAAGAAAATATTCCCCAATGATAATTGCTCAAACTGGCTGCGACTAATTTTAATCTGCTTTTCAATTTCGTCATTATCCCGACTCTTACCGCTTGGTTCTTCGAGATTGTTACCTGCGTAAATGTGTCGCTTCTTGGAGTTCACCTCCGTCCACCACTTCAGCAAAGCAGAATAACTTTGTTGTGTTTGATCTGTGCGCCAGTAAAGTTGGGGGGCTACGTAATCAATCCAGCCTTGTTCTAGCCACTTCTTGGAGTCGGCATACAGCACGCTGTAGGCGTCTAAGCCGGTAATGCCAGGGGGTTGTCCAGGGCGGTAAATGCCAAAGGGACTAATGCCAAACTTAACGTAGGGCTTGGTTGCCTTAATTCCCTGCGAGAGGCGCAGTACCATTTTATTGACATTATCCCGTCGCCAATCACCGACGCTGAGTGTACCGCCAGCCGCCTTGTAAGCAGAGTAAGTTTTGTTGTCGGGGAAGGATTGACCTTCGATGGGATAGGGATAAAAATAGTCATCTAGATGAATGGCATCGACATCATAGCGCCTCACCACATCTATAATCACGTTGTAAGCCCGATCCTGAACGATTTTCGCCCCTGGATCCATCCATAGTTGAGTGCCCCATTCGTAAACGACTTCAGGATTAGTCACCGCAATGTGGGGACGGACATTTTTTCTTTGCTTGGAAGTGCTAGCGCGGTAAGGGTTGAACCAAGCATGAAGTTCGATATTGCGTTTGTGGCATTCAGCGATCGCAAATTCCAATGGGTCATAGAATGGGTTTGGCGCTTGACCTTGAGTTCCCGTTAGCCAAACACTCCACGGTTCCAATTGGGAAGCATACATTGCATCTCCCTCTGGTCGTACCTGCAAAACCAGGGCGTTGAAATTCAGGGCTTGTAATTTTTCAATAATCTTGATTAACTCGGCTTTTTGTTGCGCTACTGAAAGTCCTGCCTTAGGCCAATCACCATTCCACACGCAGGCTACCCAAGCCCCCCGAAATTCCCGGCGATGACTGACGTTGATAGCTGGGGGTGTGTTTCCTGGTTCTGGAGGAACAACAATGTAGTTTGAGGGAATTTTTTCAGCTTTCCCCTGATATACCAACGCTTGATAAACTATCACTGCAACATCAGCCCGAGTTGCTGCTACTTTAGGGTTAAGTAATTTCACGTTGGGATAGCTAGCAACTATA harbors:
- a CDS encoding glycoside hydrolase family 10 protein encodes the protein MVSTSTQFSDIKNHWARAFIEVFAQRGFVSGYRDGTFRPDNSVTRAEFAAIIAKVFTQPSKREYVPFTDVPESHWAANAIKKAYETGFLSGYPDRSFRPNDRIARSDVLVALVSGLDLAADIEPDLLTALPLIYQDAANIPGYARKAVAIATRAGIVASYPNVKLLNPKVAATRADVAVIVYQALVYQGKAEKIPSNYIVVPPEPGNTPPAINVSHRREFRGAWVACVWNGDWPKAGLSVAQQKAELIKIIEKLQALNFNALVLQVRPEGDAMYASQLEPWSVWLTGTQGQAPNPFYDPLEFAIAECHKRNIELHAWFNPYRASTSKQRKNVRPHIAVTNPEVVYEWGTQLWMDPGAKIVQDRAYNVIIDVVRRYDVDAIHLDDYFYPYPIEGQSFPDNKTYSAYKAAGGTLSVGDWRRDNVNKMVLRLSQGIKATKPYVKFGISPFGIYRPGQPPGITGLDAYSVLYADSKKWLEQGWIDYVAPQLYWRTDQTQQSYSALLKWWTEVNSKKRHIYAGNNLEEPSGKSRDNDEIEKQIKISRSQFEQLSLGNIFFNLSVLMENRQGITDKFQSLLYNRPALVPTLSWQNVAPPAPPTALQVNSRKLTWKPGDNSQIRSWTLYRQSGDTWTLQRVLPANTTFATVEPGTYAVCAVGRLANESVGVIISVS